In a single window of the Palaemon carinicauda isolate YSFRI2023 chromosome 10, ASM3689809v2, whole genome shotgun sequence genome:
- the LOC137648540 gene encoding uncharacterized protein, with translation MAITHPDFKSIHEEIQTSDDIYNAVGLILIYQRRFQKRYPPLEEHEWTEDDLEDFKIDLELIDRIYHVKCQKHDDTVDYELAGRMDYRGRALYLHVQVFTRFTWDGLVGEGETYLTYDPQVFLKSTINLDCNPQGIWQSMVEDGLPVEEPTEFDLQQVDDWKSVPMLKFLCHMAVYQKKEELQKYLELLPRPLANSVKEFLRVRCARDHRAEDFVRYPEYFGVYLTSSLASI, from the coding sequence ATGGCTATCACTCATCCTGACTTCAAGAGCATCCACGAGGAGATCCAAACGTCTGACGATATATACAACGCCGTCGGATTAATCCTGATATACCAGAGGCGTTTCCAGAAGCGATACCCGCCCCTGGAAGAGCACGAATGGACCGAGGACGACCTCGAGGACTTTAAGATCGACCTCGAATTGATCGACCGCATCTACCACGTTAAGTGCCAGAAACATGACGACACTGTCGATTACGAATTAGCAGGTCGAATGGATTACCGAGGTCGAGCCCTGTATCTGCACGTGCAAGTCTTCACGCGCTTCACGTGGGACGGCCTCGTGGGAGAAGGCGAAACTTACTTGACTTATGACCCACAAGTGTTTTTGAAATCGACCATCAACCTCGACTGCAACCCACAGGGAATCTGGCAGTCGATGGTCGAAGACGGGTTGCCTGTAGAGGAGCCGACGGAGTTCGACTTACAGCAGGTAGATGATTGGAAGAGCGTCCCTATGCTCAAGTTTTTGTGTCACATGGCCGTATACCAGAAGAAAGAGGAATTGCAGAAGTACCTGGAGCTTCTGCCACGTCCTTTGGCCAATAGTGTGAAGGAGTTCCTAAGGGTACGCTGCGCGCGGGACCACAGGGCCGAAGATTTCGTAAGGTACCCTGAGTACTTCGGAGTTTATCTTACGTCGAGTTTAGCCTCAATTTGA
- the LOC137648539 gene encoding uncharacterized protein — protein sequence MSDETHPDFKSIVDCVTCVDDINEYVGTALHYQQIFEKRTSPWERAEWADDELENFQVLAEHIDRLYHIHHFDDNISGKEYELIARMDYQGRSVYVRMSAGCDYTGFECQGDGEIYVSYDAEVFLKSIITGECNQHGIWKSMIDDGLDVTEPTEFDHQKHWGWNDTPQLQYLCHEAVHANQDQLQYYDEVLPGAISNSVTHHMKVKDTYDHYHNGD from the coding sequence ATGTCGGACGAAACTCATCCTGATTTCAAGAGCATCGTCGATTGTGTGACCTGCGTCGATGACATCAACGAGTACGTTGGAACGGCACTGCActaccagcagatcttcgaaaagCGGACGTCCCCCTGGGAGAGGGCAGAGTGGGCCGACGACGAGCTGGAAAACTTCCAGGTGCTGGCCGAACACATCGACCGCCTCTATCACATACACCACTTCGACGACAACATCTCCGGGAAGGAATACGAACTCATCGCCCGCATGGATTACCAGGGGCGCTCCGTCTACGTGAGGATGAGTGCCGGCTGTGACTACACGGGCTTCGAGTGCCAGGGCGACGGTGAAATCTATGTCAGTTACGACGCGGAGGTATTTTTGAAGTCCATCATCACCGGGGAATGCAACCAACACGGAATATGGAAGTCGATGATTGACGATGGCCTAGACGTTACGGAACCAACGGAATTCGACCACCAGAAACACTGGGGGTGGAACGACACACCCCAGCTGCAGTATCTGTGTCACGAGGCCGTCCACGCCAACCAAGACCAGCTGCAGTATTACGACGAGGTTCTACCCGGTGCCATCTCCAACAGCGTGACGCACCACATGAAAGTGAAAGATACGTATGATCATTACCATAACGGTGATTAA